From the genome of Sulfurimonas paralvinellae:
TAAAATATCGGTGCATGAGGACGTTTTACTTGATACCTTTGTCCTTTTTACCAAGCTTTTTCATAAGCCCTTTACGAAAGAGGCTCTTTTAGCAGGGCTTCCTATCCATGATTCTCAAAAACTTTTCTCCAAAGATAGTTCCAAATCACTTTTTTCCCGCGTAGCAGCACGCGCCGGTTTGAAATCAACACTTATCAAACGCTCAATTGAAGATATGCTCTCATTGCATCTGCCGGCTATTTTACTGCTAAGTAATGATAATGCCTGCATATTGGAAAAATTTAATGATGATAAAACGCAGGCAAAGATTATTTACCCTGAGGGTGACGGTCTTGAACAATGGGTTAGTGTGCATGATCTCGAAAAAGAATATTTGGGTTTTGCCTATATATTAAAAAAAGAGTTCGAGTATGACAAAAAGAGTTCACGAACACTGCAGCGTAAACAAAAACATTGGTTTTGGAGTACATTAAAGCTCTCTGTTCCAATCTACAGAGATGTGTTGATAGCATCATTCCTTATCAATCTCTTTGTTCTGGCAACACCGCTTTTTACTATGAATGTTTATGATAGAGTTATTCCAAACAATGCCGAAGAGACTTTGATGGTCTTTACCATAGGTATAGTTCTTGTCTATGTACTGGATTTTTTTCTAAAATTCACCCGTTCGTATCTTTTGGAATTAGCGGGTAAAAAAAGTGACATTATTATGTCCTCAATTATTTTTGAAAAAGTGCTTGATCTGAAGATGTCACAGCATCCGCCATCAGTCGGCTCTTTTGCAAACAATCTGAAAGATTTTGAGTCAGTCCGTTCTTTTCTTACTACAGCAACCATGACAGCCGTTATCGATCTGCCGTTTGCGATTATTTTTCTTGCTGTTATCTACTATATCGGCGGTGTACTGGTATTTGTTCCCTTAGTGACTATCTTTTTGATTCTTCTGTATGCATTGCTTATTCGCAAGCCATTGCGTGAGAGCATAGAAGCCTCTTATGAGGCAAGTGCCAAGAAAAACGGGATACTCATAGAAACCTTGCAAAATATCGAAACAGTCAAAACGATGCGAATGAATGGTAAAAAACAGTGGGAGTGGGAAGAATCTACGGGTGAGATTGCCGAGAAAAATCTTAAATCACGTCTGCTTTCTGCTTCCATTCCAAGTGTAACAAATCTTTTTGTACAGTTAAATACTGTCTTTGTCGTTGTCTTTGGGGTATATCTTATCAAAGAGTTTGAGTTGACTATGGGCGGGCTCATTGCCATTGTCATCTTGACATCACGAACAGTTGCTCCTATCGGACAGGCAGCTGCACTGATCTCAAACTATTCCGATGCAAAAACAGCCTATGATACGCTCGACGAAATCATCTCACGTGAGGTTGAACGTCCTGCTGGCCAGGAGTTTGTGGAACGTCCGAAATTTCAGGGAAAAATAGAGTTTAAAGACGTCAGTTTCAACTACCCTGGAACGGAAGTTCCGGCACTGACAAATGTCAGTTTTGTCATTAATCCCGGTGAAAAAGTGGCCATAATCGGTCGAATAGGTTCGGGGAAAAGTACGATCGCCAAGTTGATCTTGAAACTGTATGAACCGACAAGCGGAACAATTCTCATCGACGATATTGACATCGCCCAGATAGATCCGGCAGATCTGCGCCGGTTTATCTCTTATGTACCGCAGGATGTCCATCTCTTTAAAGGAACCATCAAAGACAATATCGTCTCTTCCGAACAGCATCCTGATGTCGGAGATGTCATCTATGCGGCACAGGTAAGCGGTGTTGAAGACTTTGTACGAATGCATCCAATGGGGTATGATATGCCCATTGGTGAACGAGGTGCAGGACTTTCTGGCGGACAGCGACAGAGTGTCGGTATTGCCCGTGCATTGATGCAGGAGAGCTCGATTATGGTCATGGATGAACCGAGCAACTCGATGGATCAAACGACAGAAAAAAATCTGCTTGACAGGCTAAAAGTAGAGCTAAAAGATCAGACAGTCGTGATAATTACACAGAAATTAGGACTTTTGGATATGGTTGAGCGTGTCATCGTGATGCATAATTCCAAAGTACTGCTTGATGATAAAAAAGAGACAGTTGTCAAACAACTCAGCGGAGTTTCCAATGGCTAAAAAAGAGATTAAAAAGAGCCTCTCCAAAAAAGATTATGAATTTATGCACTCACTGAGTGCGGCTGTGCTGGAAGTTGCACCGACGCGATTACGCATCGTGCTTTATTTCTGGGTTGCCGCCATCGTAATATTTTTGATCTGGGCAAATTTTGCAAAGATAGATGAGATAGCAAGAGGCAACGGTGAAGTGATTCCAAGCGGTGAAAATCAGATGATTCAAAATCTTGAAGGGGGAATAGTTGAAGAGATTTTGGTTCAAGAGGGACAGGAAGTAGAAAAAGGGCAGGTGCTTATTAAAATCGACAATCAAAAGTCGGTATCTTCATACAGCTCAAATGAGATAAAGGCAGAAGCACTACAAGCACAGATTTTACGTCTTAAAGCAGAGTCTACAGGACAGAAGTTCATAGTACCTCCAGATTTAAAAAAGAGACTTGCACAGTTTATTGACAATGAAAAAAGTCTTTACAATACCAATAAACAGCAATTAAACTCGAAACTCAATGCTCTCCGTGAGAAGCTGGCACAAAAAAAGCAGGAACTCGCTGAGGCATATTCACAAAGAGACCATCTTGAATCATCATACTCGATGATATCGCGTGAGGTAAGAATGACTAGACCGATGGTGGCAAAAGGGGTTCGTTCGAAGATAGATTTTTTAAAACTACAGCGTGAAGCGAATGATATTGCCTCAAAATATGATGCTGTTAAAAAGTCCATACCTCGCTTAAAATCGGCCATTAAAGAGGTCCAGAGCAATATAAAAGAGACAAAACTGAACTTTCAAAGTGAAGCGAAAACGAAGATGAATGAAGCTGTAGCAGAACTCAAAGGACTGCAGGTAGCATCAACTGCTTTGGAAGATCAGGTAACGCGTACTATTGTCAAGTCACCCATGAAGGGAATTGTTCAAAAACTCTATGTTCATACAGTTGGCGGCGTTATCAAGCCGGGTGAAGATATTATGGAGATTGTTCCAAGTGATGAAACCTTGCTTGTTAAGGTGAACATTAAACCAAAAGACATTGCTTTTATTTACTTGGGACAGCGTGCCATTGTAAAATTTACCGCTTATGATTTTTCTATTTATGGAGGTTTGGAAGGGAAGGTTGTCCTTATATCTCCAGACAGCTTTAAAGATGAAGAGGGAAATGTCTTTTATGAAGTTCGCATTAAAACCGATAAAAATTACATCGGCAGACATGGTAAGAAACTTAAAATTATTCCAGGTATGACGACAACTGTTGATATTATCACCGGTAAGAAAAGTGTTTTGGATTATATTCTCAAACCGATATTAAAAACAAAACAGTACACGTTTACAGAAAGATAACAGATGGATATTGTACTCTATAGTGATAATATAAATCTACTCTCTCATTGGGAAAAAGCATTAAAAAATGAGCAATATAAGAGTATTGATGATCTTGAAGATTTGCACAATATTGAAAACAGCATCATCATTGTAAATTATGCGGCCTGTCAAAATAGGTGTCAATCTTTGCTAAGTGAATTGCGTGAGCGAGGGAATCGACTGCTTGTTCTAGACAGGGTGCCAGAACTTGACACAGCAAAACGATTGTTAAAATACGGTGCGATGGGTTATGGCAATGCACTCATGCGGGATCATTTTATTCTTGCCGCAGTTGCTGCTTTGCGTGAGGGTATGGTTTGGCTGCATCCCCAATTGACTTCGCAGCTGATTTTGGAGATTCCTGAGAGTCAAGATGCCAATGAGGAACTGCTACAAAAGTTAACATCACGCGAGAGAGAGACAGCACTGCTTTTAAAAGAGGGGCTGACCTACAATGAGATTGCAGAGCGTCTTGAGATCTCGCCAAGAACGGTAAAAGCCCATGCACAAGGGATTTACAAAAAATTGAATGTCAGTGACAGAATCGGTCTAGCTCTTCTTTTAAAATAATTCATATTCACAAAATACTCATACTGTCCCTAGGGACAATATCTTTTTTTCTTCTTTTTCCCTATAATCAATAACAATCAAAAATTTGTCTAAATTTTTAGGAGAGAGAAAATGAAAGTAATTATAGCAACTGTAAAAGAAGTAAGCGGGAAATTTTTTGCAAAAGATGAGCATGGCAACGTAAAAGAACTGCATGTCGGTGATACAATTAGTAAAGATATGCTTGTTTACGGAGCTGACGGTAATAGTGCCGATGCTCACATTAAGATTGCTATGCTTAATCTTGAACAGGCACTTGAATTAACAGGTCTTGAAAAACAGCTTTTCGATCTCTCTCTCATCCAAGACGGCAACAATCTAGACGAATTCATCTCTCCAAACAGTGTAGACAAAGCACTTGATAAAACAGGGGTATACGCTGAAGACGGCGCAACAGATAAAGAAGAAAAAGACGGAACGATCAACGATGATGAAACAGCAGCAGGAAGCGAAGCAGTCGTAGGACACCTGCAAGAAGACCAGTTCGCTGCAAGAGATAATGATTTTGTTGATGTTCAAAGTACGCTTAGAGATGTACAGTTTGATAGTGCTGATAATGGCGTGAATATTGATGGGACTCCTGTGCTTTTAGATGATGAAAGTATATCCTCTCCAGCCGATACCGATACAAATGAGCCATTAACATTAACAGTGACTCCGGTAGACGGTCCATTCGTAGAAGACAGCACAAACGCAGGCGATACAGTAGCAACATCCACTGCAAATGACCCTGACGGCGGCGATATCACCTACACAATAGATGACACAACAAACTATGCCATCGATGCATCTACTGGAACAGTGACGCTCACAGCAGCAGGCGCAGCCGTAGTCAATGGTGGTGGCAATCTTCCAGACTTTACTGTAACAGCAGCCTCTACAACAGGACAAACTTCCTCTGCTACAGCCAATGTAAACCCAGCCGATACCGATACAAATGAGCCATTAACATTAACAGTGACTCCGGTAGACGGTCCATTCGTAGAAGACAGCACAAACGCAGGCGATACAGTAGCAACATCCACTGCAAATGACCCTGACGGCGGCGATATCACCTACACAATAGATGACACAACAAACTATGCCATCGATGCATCTACTGGAACAGTGACGCTCACAGCAGCAGGCGCAGCCGTAGTCAATGGTGGTGGCAATCTTCCAGACTTTACTGTAACAGCAGCCTCTACAACAGGACAAACTTCCTCTGCTACAGCCAATGTAAACCCAGCCGATACCGATACAAATGAGCCATTAACATTAACAGTGACTCCGGTAGACGGTCCATTCGTAGAAGACAGCACAAACGCAGGCGATACAGTAGCAACATCCACTGCAAATGACCCTGACGGCGGCGATATCACCTACACAATAGATGACACAACAAACTATGCCATCGATGCATCTACTGGAACAGTGACGCTCACAGCAGCAGGCGCAGCCGTAGTCAATGGTGGTGGCAATCTTCCAGACTTTACTGTAACAGCAGCCTCTACAACAGGACAAACTTCCTCTGCTACAGCCAATGTAAACCCAGCCGATACCGATACAAATGAGCCATTAACATTAACAGTGACTCCGGTAGACGGTCCATTCGTAGAAGACAGCACAAACGCAGGCGATACAGTAGCAACATCCACTGCAAATGACCCTGACGGCGGCGATATCACCTACACAATAGATGACACAACAAACTATGCCATCGATGCATCTACTGGAACAGTGACGCTCACAGCAGCAGGCGCAGCCGTAGTCAATGGTGGTGGCAATCTTCCAGACTTTACTGTAACAGCAGCCTCTACAACAGGACAAACTTCCTCTGCTACAGCCAATGTAAACCCAGCCGATACCGATACAAATGAGCCATTAACATTAACAGTGACTCCGGTAGACGGTCCATTCGTAGAAGACAGCACAAACGCAGGCGATACAGTAGCAACATCCACTGCAAATGACCCTGACGGCGGCGATATCACCTACACAATAGATGACACAACAAACTATGCCATCGATGCATCTACTGGAACAGTGACGCTCACAGCAGCAGGCGCAGCCGTAGTCAATGGTGGTGGCAATCTTCCAGACTTTACTGTAACAGCAGCCTCTACAACAGGACAAACTTCCTCTGCTACAGCCAATGTAAACCCAGCCGATACCGATACAAATGAGCCATTAACATTAACAGTGACTCCGGTAGACGGTCCATTCGTAGAAGACAGCACAAACGCAGGCGATACAGTAGCAACATCCACTGCAAATGACCCTGACGGCGGCGATATCACCTACACAATAGATGACACAACAAACTATGCCATCGATGCATCTACTGGAACAGTGACGCTCACAGCAGCAGGCGCAGCCGTAGTCAATGGTGGTGGCAATCTTCCAGACTTTACTGTAACAGCAGCCTCTACAACAGGACAAACTTCCTCTGCTACAGCCAATGTAAACCCAGCCGATACCGATACAAATGAGCCATTAACATTAACAGTGACTCCGGTAGACGGTCCATTCGTAGAAGACAGCACAAACGCAGGCGATACAGTAGCAACATCCACTGCAAATGACCCTGACGGCGGCGATATCACCTACACAATAGATGACACAACAAACTATGCCATCGATGCATCTACTGGAACAGTGACGCTCACAGCAGCAGGCGCAGCCGTAGTCAATGGTGGTGGCAATCTTCCAGACTTTACTGTAACAGCAGCCTCTACAACAGGACAAACTTCCTCTGCTACAGCCAATGTAAACCCAGCCGATACCGATACAAATGAGCCATTAACATTAACAGTGACTCCGGTAGACGGTCCATTCGTAGAAGACAGCACAAACGCAGGCGATACAGTAGCAACATCCACTGCAAATGACCCTGACGGCGGCGATATCACCTACACAATAGATGACACAACAAACTATGCCATCGATGCATCTACTGGAACAGTGACGCTCACAGCAGCAGGCGCAGCCGTAGTCAATGGTGGTGGCAATCTTCCAGACTTTACTGTAACAGCAGCCTCTACAACAGGACAAACTTCCTCTGCTACAGCCAATGTAAACCCAGCCGATACCGATACAAATGAGCCATTAACATTAACAGTGACTCCGGTAGACGGTCCATTCGTAGAAGACAGCACAAACGCAGGCGATACAGTAGCAACATCCACTGCAAATGACCCTGACGGCGGCGATATCACCTACACAATAGATGACACAACAAACTATGCCATCGATGCATCTACTGGAACAGTGACGCTCACAGCAGCAGGCGCAGCCGTAGTCAATGGTGGTGGCAATCTTCCAGACTTTACTGTAACAGCAGCCTCTACAACAGGACAAACTTCCTCTGCTACAGCCAATGTAAACCCAGCCGATACCGATACAAATGAGCCATTAACATTAACAGTGACTCCGGTAGACGGTCCATTCGTAGAAGACAGCACAAACGCAGGCGATACAGTAGCAACATCCACTGCAAATGACCCTGACGGCGGCGATATCACCTACACAATAGATGACACAACAAACTATGCCATCGATGCATCTACTGGAACAGTGACGCTCACAGCAGCAGGCGCAGCCGTAGTCAATGGTGGTGGCAATCTTCCAGACTTTACTGTAACAGCAGCCTCTACAACAGGACAAACTTCCTCTGCTACAGCCAATGTAAACCCAGCCGATACCGATACAAATGAGCCATTAACATTAACAGTGACTCCGGTAGACGGTCCATTCGTAGAAGACAGCACAAACGCAGGCGATACAGTAGCAACATCCACTGCAAATGACCCTGACGGCGGCGATATCACCTACACAATAGATGACACAACAAACTATGCCATCGATGCATCTACTGGAACAGTGACGCTCACAGCAGCAGGCGCAGCCGTAGTCAATGGTGGTGGCAATCTTCCAGACTTTACTGTAACAGCAGCCTCTACAACAGGACAAACTTCCTCTGCTACAGCCAATGTAAACCCAGCCGATACCGATACAAATGAGCCATTAACATTAACAGTGACTCCGGTAGACGGTCCATTCGTAGAAGACAGCACAAACGCAGGCGATACAGTAGCAACATCCACTGCAAATGACCCTGACGGCGGCGATATCACCTACACAATAGATGACACAACAAACTATGCCATCGATGCATCTACTGGAACAGTGACGCTCACAGCAGCAGGCGCAGCCGTAGTCAATGGTGGTGGCAATCTTCCAGACTTTACTGTAACAGCAGCCTCTACAACAGGACAAACTTCCTCTGCTACAGCCAATGTAAACCCAGCCGATACCGATACAAATGAGCCATTAACATTAACAGTGACTCCGGTAGACGGTCCATTCGTAGAAGACAGCACAAACGCAGGCGATACAGTAGCAACATCCACTGCAAATGACCCTGACGGCGGCGATATCACCTACACAATAGATGACACAACAAACTATGCCATCGATGCATCTACTGGAACAGTGACGCTCACAGCAGCAGGCGCAGCCGTAGTCAATGGTGGTGGCAATCTTCCAGACTTTACTGTAACAGCAGCCTCTACAACAGGACAAACTTCCTCTGCTACAGCCAATGTAAACCCAGCCGATACCGATACAAATGAGCCATTAACATTAACAGTGACTCCGGTAGACGGTCCATTCGTAGAAGACAGCACAAACGCAGGCGATACAGTAGCAACATCCACTGCAAATGACCCTGACGGCGGCGATATCACCTACACAATAGATGACACAACAAACTATGCCATCGATGCATCTACTGGAACAGTGACGCTCACAGCAGCAGGCGCAGCCGTAGTCAATGGTGGTGGCAATCTTCCAGACTTTACTGTAACAGCAGCCTCTACAACAGGACAAACTTCCTCTGCTACAGCCAATGTAAACCCAGCCGATACCGATACAAATGAGCCATTAACATTAACAGTGACTCCGGTAGACGGTCCATTCGTAGAAGACAGCACAAACGCAGGCGATACAGTAGCAACATCCACTGCAAATGACCCTGACGGCGGCGATATCACCTACACAATAGATGACACAACAAACTATGCCATCGATGCATCTACTGGAACAGTGACGCTCACAGCAGCAGGCGCAGCCGTAGTCAATGGTGGTGGCAATCTTCCAGACTTTACTGTAACAGCAGCCTCTACAACAGGACAAACTTCCTCTGCTACAGCCAATGTAAACCCAGCCGATACCGATACAAATGAGCCATTAACATTAACAGTGACTCCGGTAGACGGTCCATTCGTAGAAGACAGCACAAACGCAGGCGATACAGTAGCAACATCCACTGCAAATGACCCTGACGGCGGCGATATCACCTACACAATAGATGACACAACAAACTATGCCATCGATGCATCTACTGGAACAGTGACGCTCACAGCAGCAGGCGCAGCCGTAGTCAATGGTGGTGGCAATCTTCCAGACTTTACTGTAACAGCAGCCTCTACAACAGGACAAACTTCCTCTGCTACAGCCAATGTAAACCCAGCCGATACCGATACAAATGAGCCATTAACATTAACAGTGACTCCGGTAGACGTCCATTCGTAGAAGACAGCACAAACGCAGGCGATACAGTAGCAACATCCACTGCAAATGACCCTGACGGCGGCGATATCACCTACACAATAGATGACACAACAAACTATGCCATCGATGCATCTA
Proteins encoded in this window:
- a CDS encoding type I secretion system permease/ATPase, producing the protein MNEHKISVHEDVLLDTFVLFTKLFHKPFTKEALLAGLPIHDSQKLFSKDSSKSLFSRVAARAGLKSTLIKRSIEDMLSLHLPAILLLSNDNACILEKFNDDKTQAKIIYPEGDGLEQWVSVHDLEKEYLGFAYILKKEFEYDKKSSRTLQRKQKHWFWSTLKLSVPIYRDVLIASFLINLFVLATPLFTMNVYDRVIPNNAEETLMVFTIGIVLVYVLDFFLKFTRSYLLELAGKKSDIIMSSIIFEKVLDLKMSQHPPSVGSFANNLKDFESVRSFLTTATMTAVIDLPFAIIFLAVIYYIGGVLVFVPLVTIFLILLYALLIRKPLRESIEASYEASAKKNGILIETLQNIETVKTMRMNGKKQWEWEESTGEIAEKNLKSRLLSASIPSVTNLFVQLNTVFVVVFGVYLIKEFELTMGGLIAIVILTSRTVAPIGQAAALISNYSDAKTAYDTLDEIISREVERPAGQEFVERPKFQGKIEFKDVSFNYPGTEVPALTNVSFVINPGEKVAIIGRIGSGKSTIAKLILKLYEPTSGTILIDDIDIAQIDPADLRRFISYVPQDVHLFKGTIKDNIVSSEQHPDVGDVIYAAQVSGVEDFVRMHPMGYDMPIGERGAGLSGGQRQSVGIARALMQESSIMVMDEPSNSMDQTTEKNLLDRLKVELKDQTVVIITQKLGLLDMVERVIVMHNSKVLLDDKKETVVKQLSGVSNG
- a CDS encoding HlyD family type I secretion periplasmic adaptor subunit, encoding MAKKEIKKSLSKKDYEFMHSLSAAVLEVAPTRLRIVLYFWVAAIVIFLIWANFAKIDEIARGNGEVIPSGENQMIQNLEGGIVEEILVQEGQEVEKGQVLIKIDNQKSVSSYSSNEIKAEALQAQILRLKAESTGQKFIVPPDLKKRLAQFIDNEKSLYNTNKQQLNSKLNALREKLAQKKQELAEAYSQRDHLESSYSMISREVRMTRPMVAKGVRSKIDFLKLQREANDIASKYDAVKKSIPRLKSAIKEVQSNIKETKLNFQSEAKTKMNEAVAELKGLQVASTALEDQVTRTIVKSPMKGIVQKLYVHTVGGVIKPGEDIMEIVPSDETLLVKVNIKPKDIAFIYLGQRAIVKFTAYDFSIYGGLEGKVVLISPDSFKDEEGNVFYEVRIKTDKNYIGRHGKKLKIIPGMTTTVDIITGKKSVLDYILKPILKTKQYTFTER
- a CDS encoding response regulator transcription factor — encoded protein: MDIVLYSDNINLLSHWEKALKNEQYKSIDDLEDLHNIENSIIIVNYAACQNRCQSLLSELRERGNRLLVLDRVPELDTAKRLLKYGAMGYGNALMRDHFILAAVAALREGMVWLHPQLTSQLILEIPESQDANEELLQKLTSRERETALLLKEGLTYNEIAERLEISPRTVKAHAQGIYKKLNVSDRIGLALLLK
- a CDS encoding beta strand repeat-containing protein, coding for MKVIIATVKEVSGKFFAKDEHGNVKELHVGDTISKDMLVYGADGNSADAHIKIAMLNLEQALELTGLEKQLFDLSLIQDGNNLDEFISPNSVDKALDKTGVYAEDGATDKEEKDGTINDDETAAGSEAVVGHLQEDQFAARDNDFVDVQSTLRDVQFDSADNGVNIDGTPVLLDDESISSPADTDTNEPLTLTVTPVDGPFVEDSTNAGDTVATSTANDPDGGDITYTIDDTTNYAIDASTGTVTLTAAGAAVVNGGGNLPDFTVTAASTTGQTSSATANVNPADTDTNEPLTLTVTPVDGPFVEDSTNAGDTVATSTANDPDGGDITYTIDDTTNYAIDASTGTVTLTAAGAAVVNGGGNLPDFTVTAASTTGQTSSATANVNPADTDTNEPLTLTVTPVDGPFVEDSTNAGDTVATSTANDPDGGDITYTIDDTTNYAIDASTGTVTLTAAGAAVVNGGGNLPDFTVTAASTTGQTSSATANVNPADTDTNEPLTLTVTPVDGPFVEDSTNAGDTVATSTANDPDGGDITYTIDDTTNYAIDASTGTVTLTAAGAAVVNGGGNLPDFTVTAASTTGQTSSATANVNPADTDTNEPLTLTVTPVDGPFVEDSTNAGDTVATSTANDPDGGDITYTIDDTTNYAIDASTGTVTLTAAGAAVVNGGGNLPDFTVTAASTTGQTSSATANVNPADTDTNEPLTLTVTPVDGPFVEDSTNAGDTVATSTANDPDGGDITYTIDDTTNYAIDASTGTVTLTAAGAAVVNGGGNLPDFTVTAASTTGQTSSATANVNPADTDTNEPLTLTVTPVDGPFVEDSTNAGDTVATSTANDPDGGDITYTIDDTTNYAIDASTGTVTLTAAGAAVVNGGGNLPDFTVTAASTTGQTSSATANVNPADTDTNEPLTLTVTPVDGPFVEDSTNAGDTVATSTANDPDGGDITYTIDDTTNYAIDASTGTVTLTAAGAAVVNGGGNLPDFTVTAASTTGQTSSATANVNPADTDTNEPLTLTVTPVDGPFVEDSTNAGDTVATSTANDPDGGDITYTIDDTTNYAIDASTGTVTLTAAGAAVVNGGGNLPDFTVTAASTTGQTSSATANVNPADTDTNEPLTLTVTPVDGPFVEDSTNAGDTVATSTANDPDGGDITYTIDDTTNYAIDASTGTVTLTAAGAAVVNGGGNLPDFTVTAASTTGQTSSATANVNPADTDTNEPLTLTVTPVDGPFVEDSTNAGDTVATSTANDPDGGDITYTIDDTTNYAIDASTGTVTLTAAGAAVVNGGGNLPDFTVTAASTTGQTSSATANVNPADTDTNEPLTLTVTPVDGPFVEDSTNAGDTVATSTANDPDGGDITYTIDDTTNYAIDASTGTVTLTAAGAAVVNGGGNLPDFTVTAASTTGQTSSATANVNPADTDTNEPLTLTVTPVDGPFVEDSTNAGDTVATSTANDPDGGDITYTIDDTTNYAIDASTGTVTLTAAGAAVVNGGGNLPDFTVTAASTTGQTSSATANVNPADTDTNEPLTLTVTPVDGPFVEDSTNAGDTVATSTANDPDGGDITYTIDDTTNYAIDASTGTVTLTAAGAAVVNGGGNLPDFTVTAASTTGQTSSATANVNPADTDTNEPLTLTVTPVDGPFVEDSTNAGDTVATSTANDPDGGDITYTIDDTTNYAIDASTGTVTLTAAGAAVVNGGGNLPDFTVTAASTTGQTSSATANVNPADTDTNEPLTLTVTPVDGPFVEDSTNAGDTVATSTANDPDGGDITYTIDDTTNYAIDASTGTVTLTAAGAAVVNGGGNLPDFTVTAASTTGQTSSATANVNPADTDTNEPLTLTVTPVDVHS